A window of the Hordeum vulgare subsp. vulgare chromosome 5H, MorexV3_pseudomolecules_assembly, whole genome shotgun sequence genome harbors these coding sequences:
- the LOC123396109 gene encoding UNC93-like protein 3: protein MGSRRDEEEQAAAVPLLAAAYPTPSGLRRSHAGDVHLLSAAFLFVFSAYLPTQNLQSTLNTEGNLGAVSMGILYASFTVFTATAAAVVRRLGSRGALVVGTSGYALFILANLLPTWYTMVPASVYLGFTSSLMWVGQGTYLTSAAISHATENKLHSGQVLGRFNGEFWGMFASTQVTGNLISLVVLGNDKDGGAANKNLLFTVFLGCMVVGIVLMCLLSRRDESRAESDCHEPHERSFLHDTSRPAVTPLADPRMLLLAPLLAYYGLQKAFVWAVFTKSVVTPVLGVAGVGGAMAVYGAAGVVSSLVAGRLTSGLRSSTFIVSTGAVLQAGVLLWLLLFYSPMDGLLGSAAPLVVGAVWGVGDGILNTQLSALIGLLFENDKEAAFALGKMWQAAATAAVFFLSPSATLQGMLAALAAALVVAVAAFLFLSLVIERSHALKF, encoded by the exons ATGGGCTCCCGCCGCGACGAGGAGGAGCAGGCGGCTGCCGTGCCCCTCCTAGCGGCGGCCTATCCAACTCCGAGCGGCCTGAGACGGAGCCACGCCGGCGACGTTCACCTCCTGTCGGCGGCCTTCCTCTTCGTCTTCTCCGCCTACCTCCCCACGCAGAACCTGCAGAGCACACTCAACACC GAGGGCAACCTGGGCGCCGTCTCCATGGGGATCCTGTACGCCTCCTTCACCGTCttcacggcgacggcggcggccgtGGTGCGGCGGCTGGGGTCGAGGGGCGCGCTCGTCGTCGGAACCAGCGGCTACGCGCTCTTCATCCTCGCCAACCTCCTCCCAACGTGGTACACTATGGTGCCGGCTTCAGTCTACCTGGGTTTTACTTCTTCCCTCATGTGGGTCGGCCAG GGCACGTATCTCACGTCCGCTGCCATTAGCCATGCGACGGAGAACAAGCTTCACTCGGGCCAAGTTTTGGGTCGATTCAACGGGGAATTCTGGGGAATGTTTGCAAGCACGCAG GTGACTGGAAATTTGATATCACTCGTCGTGCTGGGAAATGACAAG GATGGAGGAGCTGCCAACAAAAACCTCTTGTTCACTGTATTCCTCGGCTGCATGGTAGTTGGCATCGTGCTGATGTGCCTGCTCTCTAGAAGAGATGAGAGCAGAGCAGAATCAGACTGCCATGAACCCCACGAACGTTCCTTTCTCCATGACACGTCGAGGCCAGCCGTCACGCCGCTCGCTGACCCAAGGATGCTCCTCCTCGCTCCTCTCCTCGCCTACTACGGCCTGCAAAAGGCATTTGTATG GGCTGTGTTCACAAAGAGTGTCGTGACGCCCGTTCTCGGCGTCGCCGGAGTCGGCGGGGCAATGGCGGTCTACGGCGCGGCAGGTGTCGTC AGCTCGCTGGTCGCCGGCCGTCTGACCTCCGGCCTCCGTTCATCCACATTCATTGTGTCAACCGGGGCTGTTCTCCAAGCCGGGGTGCTGCTCTGGCTGCTCCTTTTCTACAG TCCCATGGACGGCTTGCTCGGGTCAGCGGCTCCGCTGGTCGTCGGCGCCGTATGGGGCGTCGGAGATGGGATTCTGAACACGCAGTTAAGTGCGTTGATCGGGCTTCTCTTCGAGAACGACAAG GAGGCGGCATTCGCGCTGGGGAAGATGTGGCAAGCGGCGGCGACGGCAGCGGTCTTCTTCCTGAGCCCCAGCGCCACGCTGCAGGGCATGCTCGCTGCGCTGGCCGCCGCGCTGGTCGTCGCCGTCGCGGCTTTCCTGTTCCTCTCACTCGTCATCGAGAGGTCGCACGCGCTGAAATTCTGA